The nucleotide window TTATCGCCGACTACTCGGCGCAAATCGTCCTCGTCACAGAACTTCCAATCGCCGAACTTGTCACGGGCAAAGAGCTTCTTCGACGCCTTGTAGCCGATTTCCATGTAGTCGATACCCGCTTCAACGCAGGTCTGGTAAACGGCTTTGACGAACTTTTCATCCCACTGATGGTCGTTGATGAGGCCCCCGTCACGAATGGTGCAGTCAAGGACCTTCAGTTCCGGCCGGTAAGTGATCCATGGTGCTTTCACAGCTAAGGCTCCTTAAGAAACTCACAGCTCTTTATCTTGTGAGTTTCCCTGGCGACAGTCAAACCGCCTGGCATGTCTTCGCCATAGGTCGGCAGACCAGCCGCGATTCTTGCCATTCCGGCCGCGCTATTGTCATTCAGATGCCCGGCCGATAAACTCAAGGGTCCAGATGGGGGCGTAGCTCAGTTGGGAGAGCGTCGCGTTCGCAATGCGAAGGTCGTGGGTCCGAATCCCATCGCCTCCAGTAAACGTAAGTCTTTTTGCCCAAGGGAATAACGAACAATCGCCGGCGCTGTCGCACGGACCGCGGCTCGGCTCCGGCAGTCTCGAGATCTTTTCGGTCGGCGAGCGTCGCCAAGTCGGCCGGTGATACGGGCGGTTTTCGCGCGCCACCTATTGCGCCCCCCAATACCTGTTCTTTGTGTGCAGGGTTGCCGTCGATCAGCGACGGCGTGTGTCCCGACGTCCGCCGCCGGTCTTGTCGCCTCTCCGGGCCGTTTGATGGCGTCTGAGGAGAAAGGCGCATGATGCGGCATAGAAATCTATAAAGACTTCTTTAGAACATAATTTCTTCCGGTTCCGCCGCCCGACGTTCTTGACGGCAGGAAATCAGAAGGTGAGGGTCGTTAGCTTCTCGCCATTGGGCGATACTGGACTCGAACCAGTGACCTCGTCCTTGTAAGGGACGCGCTCTAGCCAATTGAGCTAATCGCCCGCAGATGGACATTGTTCTGTTTCGGGCCGGGCCAGTCAATAGGGGGCTGTCAACCCGTTACCGGTCGTTTGCGGGCGACACAGAACAGGTTGGCCGATTCGTATCGCAGGTGATCGCCCCGCTGGAGCTTCTGAAACATGCGGTTCACGGGACCGACCGGACGCGTGAGATGATGGAATGGTGCCAGAAGTCGCATGAAAAAACCGCTGCCGTCAAACAGGCTCACCTCGAAGCCGGCACCGGACAGCAACCCGGCCAGGTCCTCGCGAGAAAAGTGCTCATGCCATCGTTTTTCGGCCGAGATGTCGCCTATCAGTCCGTCCGGGTTGGCCGCGTAACGATGTTCATAATCTTCCTGAGAATGTCGCAGACGGTAGAACCATCGGTGCAGCCGCGGAAAACGAAACTTGAGATTGCCCAGGTCCAAACAGGAAAAGACATGGAGGCCCGGCACCGTGACGATCAGTACTCCGTCATCCTTGAGCACGCGATGGAGCTCCGCAAGCAGGCCTTTCTGATTCACCACGTGCTCAAGCACGTCGAGAAGGCTGATGGAATCGATCTCCCGGTCTGCGAACGGCAATGGGAGCGGTTCCCTGCGGTGGATGAGTTCCAATCCGGGCCGCTCGCGGCGTCCGGCCTCGATCGCTTCCCGCGAGGCGTCAATCCCGATCAGCCGCTGAAAGCCCTTGTCCCTGAGCGTTTCCAGAAAACGCCCGCTCCCGCAGCCGAAATCCAGGTGGCACCGCCTGCCGGATGGCACGTGCTCCCATGCAAAGCCGTGACGGCCGGGACCGAACGGATTGTCCGGGCGAAGCACGGTTCTCATCGGCGGTCCTGTCGGTTCGATGGCGGCACGCGATGCCACGCGCCCGCAACCCAATACGTCAGGGCGGTCCGGCCTCCGGATGGCAGGCCGGTTTCCAGTTGGCCCGTCCTGTTTAGAATGCTTACTTTTTCTTCCGAGCGGCGCGGGCTCTGCTGGCGCGGGCCGCTTGACGCCGGACGATGCCGTTGACTTTCATCGGCAGGCCGAACAGGCGAATGAAGCCGATGGCGTCGGTCGAGTCATACTCGGCGCCCATGGTGAAGCTGGCCAGCGCCGGGATGAACAGCGAACGGGGGCTCTTGGTTCCAACCGCACGGCAGTTGCCCTTGTAGAGCTTGATCCGGGCGGTGCCGGTCAGCGGCTTGTTGACCTGCGTGAAGAAAGCGTCGAGGGCGTGTCTCAGCGGACTGTACCACTGACCGTAGTAGACCAGTTCAGCATACCGGTGCGACACGATCTCCTTGTAATGCAGCGTCTCGCGGTCCAGGCAGATGCCTTCCAAAGCCCTGCGGGCCTCATACAGAATCGTTCCGCCGGGAGTCTCATACACGCCCCGCGATTTCATGCCGACCAGCCGGTTTTCCACCAGGTCGACCTGGCCGACGCCGTGCTTGCCGCCCAGCTCGTTGAGTCTGGTGAGGATCGAGATCCCGTCCATCCGCTTACCGTTCAAACCCACCGGCGTGCCCTGCTCGAAATTGACTTCGACATAAGCCGGCGTGTTCGGGGCCTTTTCGATCGGCACGCTCAGGACCAGCATGCGATCCTGCGGCTCGGCCCAAGTGCCCTCCAGCTCGGCTCCCTCGTGCGAGATGTGCCAGAAATTGCGATCGCGAGAGTAGATCTTCTTCTTGGATTGCTCGATGGGAATGCCGCGGGCCTCGGCATAGGCGACGGCCGCCTCACGGCTGCGCAGCTCGAAACGCGGGTCCTTCCAGGGGGCGATCACCTTGAGCGACGGGTCAAGCGCCATGTAGGTCAGCTCGAAACGCACCTGGTCATTCCCCTTGCCGGTTGCCCCGTGAGCCACGGCGTCGGCACCATACTCGTGGGCCACCTTGACCTGCTCCTTGGCGATCAGCGGCCGTGCGATGGAGGTGCCCAGCAGATACTTGCCCTCGTAGACTGCTCCACTCCTTAGCATCGGCCAAAGGAAGTCCTTGACGAACTCCTCGCGCAGATCGCGCTCGACATACTCGCTGGCTCCGCTGTCGAGGGCCTTCTTGCGGAGGTTCTTAAGCTCGTCGCCCTGGCCCAGCTCGGCCGCAAAGGCGATGACCTCGCAGTTGTACGTTTCCTTGATCCACGGCAGAATCACGCTGGTGTCCAGCCCGCCGGAATAGGCAAGCACGACTTTCTTGACTTGGAGTGCCATTTTCTGTTCCTCAATTCGCAGGTTCTGCGCCCACAGACAGTCATCTCCCGGCTTTCATGGATCAACAAGATGGTCCACAACAACGGACCGGACCGGCCATGCCAGGAAAGAACAAGATTATCCGCGATCTGCGGGGCGGTGTCCAGATGAGAGCGGGTGATGAGGTTATCTGAGCCTCGCAGGTGGTGGGGGCTCATCGAGCCACTCCAGCCGTAGGTGGACGGAACGCTCCGGGGCGGTATCCACGAAACGCACGTGAACAACGAGCGGATCCGAGCCGATAGTCAACTCGATTCGTCCCTCTTTCGGGTGCTGGTAGATGACCGGGTCGAGTGCGGCCATGACTTTGAGCCTGTTCACCATCGATTCAAAGGTTGGTATCGGCGCGTTCGGATCGAGTTTCGATCGTGGTAAGGGCATCGATCTGCTCAAAGTGAGTTCGTCGATACTGCCCTTCGCCATCTCCAACAACAGGAGGTTGACGTACTTCTTGGTGGGGCTTGACTCTGCGAGCTCCTTCAGTTCCGCAAGGTCAATCGACGCTCCGGAGGCCTGCAGCAACTTGATGCGGCGCCGGAACCGTCTCCACCAGCCGAAAGGCCACATGGCCCAAACCTCCCGCTATTGAATTGTTCTCCGCAAGATGCCTCCGGTCAAGCTTGGATCGGCTTTCTGCCCCCGATCACGCACCACAGGTGGTACTTGACGAAGATGTCAACTCCCGCGAAACCGGTGTCCTTCAGCCACCGCATCTGATCGATGAAAGGCTCGTGCAGGTCATCACCTTTGGTTTTCGGCTGGTCGATGCGTTCGATGTTGCGCCGCTTCCAGCCGTCGAAATGCCCGCACCATCGCCGAGCATTCTCGACCAATGCAGGTGGGATGTGATCGGCCCGGCCTTGGACGTGGCGCACCCAGAAATCGAGGCTGGACCGATAGGCGTTTTCGTCGAGTGTCTTCATTTCGTCGCCGTTGATAAACCAGCCCCCCTCGGCCAACAGTCCAAAGCAGCGAGCATAAAGGGCTTTCTTTTCGTGCCGCTCCAGATGATGGATGGCGGACATGGAGAATACGCAATTCACGGGATGGTCGATCTGCCGCGTCCAGTCACCTTCCATAGGCGAGAGAATGTAGTTGATCTGCTCGCCGAATCTTGCCAGACGCCGCCTCGCGACGGCGAGGAAACTCTCGGATGAATCCACCCAGTAGCAGGTGGCCTGCGGGCAGACCGCCAGCACCCTCTCCAGAAATCGGCCGCCGCCGGCACCCAGGTCGACAATTCGCGGCCTTGGCATTGCGGCCAAGTCGGCTAATCGAATCATCTCCTGCTGTATGAAATCGTACATCGGCACCAGGAAGGGGGCTACCTGGTCATAGTCCTCGGCCATATGGGCAAAACGCTGCTTGTCATCGGTCTCCATCATCTTGTCTCCGGTATACGAGTGATTGCGGCGTCGGGATTCGGCTCAGCGCCCGAGACGCCGCAGCAGAACGTCGCGCAGAATGTCGACGGGCGCCGGCCGGCCGATCCAGCGCTCGAACTGGGCGGCAGCTTGGTTGACGAACATCGATACCCCGTCGACGGTTCGACAACCTCGCAGGCGGGCTTCTCTCAACAGGCGGGTTTCGATCGGATTATAGATGGTATCGAAGACGACCGGCTTTCCGAGTAAGGCGTCGGCGGGCAGGGGGGTGTCATCCACATTCGGCCACATGCCGATACTCGTCCCGTTGATGATGATATCGGCCTCATGATCGGCCGCTTGGTTCAACGGCCGTGCCTCGGCCCCGAACTCGGCGGCCAGCGTCCTGGCCCGCTCGAAGGTGCGATTGTAAATCGTTACCCGGCAGCCGCAGTCGCGCAAACCGGCCACGATGGCCCGGCTGACACCACCGGCCCCGAGAACGGCAACCGAGAGTCGACCCAACTCCTCGCGCGTACAGCAGATGCCTGCACACAGGGCGTCCATCGCGCCACGATAATCGGTATTGCAGGCACCGAGCGACGGTTCACCGGTCTGGACGTGCAGCGTGTTGGCCGCGCCGATTCGCTTGGCCAGCGGTTCGACGGTCCCGCCGTGCTCGGCCACGTACCGCAGCAGGTTCTCCTTGTGAGGAATCGTCACACTGCACCCGCTCAGATTCAGCCATGGCCGCGACAGGCACCCGTCAATGAAGGCGGCGAAGTCTTCATACGGCGGCTCAATACGTAGCGGCAGGTAGACCGCGTCACAGCCCGCCGCGGTGAAAGCAGCATTGAAGATCGCCGGACTCATCGAGTGCCCCACCGGACAGCCGATCACGCCGTAGACCGCCGTCGCCGGACCGATCGAGTTCCACCGGTACAGGCCGAGCATGTCCGCCGCCGTAACCTGGCCGGGTGCCGATTCCTTGCCCGCCTCCAGCGAGGCAAAGGTCAGCATCGCGCCGAGCTTGCGGGCCAGAACACGCGTTGGGATGCCGGCTTCGCCCATGGCCAGCGCGATCGTCGGTCGTTTGCCGGCCGACTCACGCAGCGCATCCAGCACACGCAGTGAGTCAACGATACTCTCAGCCTTTGTAGCTAGCTTGACCACGTCGCACGGCTCGCGAGCCATGTCTTCCAGGATGTTCAACAGGTCCGGCGGAGTCTTCTCGAAATCGTGGCGCGAGAGAATCAGCTTCAACGGCCGGGACGGGTCTCGCCCCAGCCGAAGCGCGTCGACCCGGTCCCGCAACAGGGCCGACCGTCGCCACGCGGCCAACTCAACATCGATGTAGTCACCGCCGACCAGGGCCGCCGCTTCGAACAGCCTGACACGTTGCTCCTCGCTGCCGGTGAAGTTGCCGCCTTCCTCGGCCAGACGGCATGTCATGAGCACATCCACCGAGAAATGCCCCGCCCGGTCCATCAGTGCCCGCACCGCATCGAGGCTGGGTTCCCGCAGGTGATCCAGACGCAGCTCAACCATGTCCGCGCCGAGGCGCGTTGCCTGCGCGATCTGCTCCGCCATGGCCTGGCAATTGTCGGCGGTCAGTGGGACACAGAGAGAGGTCATGGTAATCAGTCATCGGTGATCAGTTGTCAGTTCTCAGTCAGATCTCCCGGATCATCTTTTCAACTGAAGACTGATCACTGACCACTGACGACTTCCTCCGCTCATTTCTCGGGTGAGGCGCCGCTTTTTCTGCGACCCGCGACCGCCCGATTGATCGCATTCACAAAGGCCAGAACGCTCGCCTCGATGATATCCGTCGACCGCCCACGGCCGCGATAAGTCTTGCCGTTGCACACCAACTCCAGATTGGCCTCGCCCTGAGCCTCCTTGCCGCCGGTCACGGCTCGCAAGTCGAACTCCTGGAGTTTGGCCTCGACGCCGGTCAGGCGCGTGATGCAGGAGAAAGCGGCATCGATCGGTCCGTCGCCGGTCGCCGCGTCCAGGTATGTCTTGTCGTCGGCCAGGCTCCTCAATTGCACCGTGGCCGTCGGAGTGACGCCCGTCCCGCCCATCGTCTGGAGGCTGACCAACTCCCAGGTGCGCATGGCCTCGGCTTCCTCGAACAACTGGCCGACGATCGCTTCGATGTCTTCGTCGAAGACCTCCTTCTTCCGATCGGCCAGCGTCTTGAACTGCTCAAAGACCATATCGAGCTGCTTGTCGTCCAGTTCGATCCCCAGTTGCAGCAGCCGGTCGCGGAGGGCGTGCCGGCCCGAGTGCTTGCCCAACACCAGCTTGGACTCGGGAATCCCCACGTCCTGCGGGTTCATGATTTCGTAGGTCTCGCGATGTGCCAGCACGCCGTGCTGGTGGATGCCGGCCTCATGAGCGAACGCGTTTTGCCCCACGATCGCCTTGTTGCGCTGGACGTGGATGCCGGTGAGCGAGGCGACCAGACGCGAGGTCGGATAGATCATCTTCGTATTGATCCGCGTTCGCGCCTTGTACACGTCGGCTCGGGTCTTGATGGCCATAACCACCTCTTCCAGCGAGGCGTTGCCCGCCCGCTCGCCCAGGCCGTTGATGGTGCACTCTACCTGGCGGGCTCCGGCTTTCACCGCCGCCAACGAATTGGCCACCGCCAGCCCCAGGTCGTTATGGCAGTGCACGCTGATGACGGCCTTCTTGATGCTCTTCACGTGGGTCATCAGGTACTCGATGATGTTCGTGAAGTGATCGGGCGTGGAGTAGCCGACCGTGTCGGGGATGTTCACGGTTGTCGCTCCGGCCTCGATCGTCGCTTCAACCACTTCCGCCAGGAACGGCAACTCGGTACGAGAGGCATCCTCCGGTGAGAATTCCACGTCTTCGACAAAGCTCTTGGCCAACTTAACCCCCTCGACGCTGAGCTTGATGATCTCGGCCTCGGCCCGCTTGAGCTTGTATTGCCGGTGGATGGCCGAGGTGGCGCAGAACACGTGAATCCGCGGTCTGGCCGCTTCCTTCACCGCCTCGGCGGCGCGGACAATGTCTTTTTCCGTACAGCGGGCCAACCCGGCCACGCTGCAGCCTCTGACAATTCCCGAGACGGCCTGCACCGCCTCGAAGTCATCCGGCGAGGTGATCGGAAAGCCTGCCTCGATGATGTCCACGTTCAGCCGTTCGAGTGCCCGGGCGATTTCCAGTTTCTGCGCGGTGTTCAGAGACGCTCCGGGGGACTGCTCGCCGTCCCGCAGCGTCGTATCGAAGATACGAATCATGGATTGACCGTCGCCCGACTCTTCCTGTGATGTGGACATGACGTTGGCTCCTTGAGGCAGCTTCTCCGCGGTACGGCCGCAGATGCCTCGAATACGAACACGGGTTCACACGTTAGCCGACAGCCGGTCGGTTGCCAACTGCCGGCATGGCCTTTCTGGCCAAACAAACAAAAAAGCCCTACGCGACGCTGCGTAGGGCTTCGGGTTTCGCTGCTTTTCAGACCGGATCAGCCACCCGCGGACCCTACGCGCGCACTAAGCACCAGGCTGAGCAGGAGCAAGCCTTGGCAGGCGTAGGAACCGGGCTGGGTGATACCTGACCTCATCGTAGAGAATCATATCGGCACAAGAGGGCGTTGTCAACACAAAAAAGGGGTGAGCCTTCACCGTCGGTGATCGGCCCATCCCCTGATGCCTCTCTTGGTCACGGTCGTGCGCCGCCCACCCCCTGCAGACGCAGGGGACGAGCTTTCAGAGTCTCTCACACCCCGGGTTATCGCAGATCAACCGCCTCGTCGGGGACCATGATCATCGGCTCGACCCAGCCCCCGCAGTAGTCGTAGGGTGGATCGGCCCCGGCAAACTCAACCTCGGCCGTAATCGTGGACACCTCGCCGATCGCGGCGGCTTTCACCCCATTCGGGGTGACCGAAAAGACGCTATCCCTGATGAACACGCCCCGGGTATAACCGCCGTAATAGCCCCAGTAGCAGCCGTTCACCTGGGAAGTATCAACAGAGGAAATGCCGCCTAGATACTCGAAGCCGTTTGCCACGCTCACACGATAGACCATCAACCCGCTGAACTTCCAATCACCATAGGACCAGGGGTTGCCCGACGTGCCTTCGTCGTACACGTCGATCGGAAACGCCAACAAACCGTAATCCTCGCCTTGAGGCTTCCACAGATTGAACGCTTTCGGGTTGTAGTTCGCTTCGCTGTTGGTTCCCCGGCCGCCGATCCTCTCGCGGTACTGTAACTGTGGATGCTCCATGTCGCTCACGTCGAAGACCGAGAGTTGCACGCCCTTGACCCACGCCCAATCGCCGTCAGGCTCGGCGTCCTTGCCGATGGTCAGCAGGTGGTTCTCATCCAGCAACTGAATGTGATCCGAGTATCCCGGACAGATCAGTTCACCCTTCATTTGCGGCGACGTCGGTTCGCTCAGGTCGATGACGAACAGCGGGTCGGTCCGCCGGAACGTGACCACGAAGCCCCGCTCGCCGATGAACCGGGCAGAGTAGATCGTTTCGCCCCGGCCGATGTTCTCCACGCTGCCGACGATGTTCAATGCGTCCCCCTGTTGGCCGAGTACGTACACGTTGTTGGTCGTGCCGTTCCCGTTGCCGCTGAAGTCATCCTCGGTCGTCGCGATGCGAAGGTAGTCCTGGTATTCGCCGAGCGAGTACTGATTCAGGGGACGCCCCGGTACCAGCCCGCTGGCCGCGTACTCGGTGCCCGTCTCGGTGAAGCGGAACTTGTGGATCTCGGTATCGGTTCGCGTGATTTCCCAGAAGCCGGACCAGCCGTATTCGGTGTCCGTTACGTAAAGCGCCTCGGTGCTCGCGTAGATCGTTCCTGCATCGGCGACGATGCTGGTCGATACCGGCTCGCCCGTCGGGTCGTTGACGTCCAGCGTAACCACGGTGGTGAGGCCGTATCCTTGTTCGTCCAGCGGACGGAAAACGTTTTCCCAGCCGACGATGTCGCCCGACTGCTTGCCCCCCGAGGCGTTTTCAATCTCGTAATCCGGCAACCACTCTTCCAGGGTGATTTCGTCTAACTCCCTGAAGGTAATGTCGTACGGAAGCCGCGGCGTGGTGGTCAGAACAACGTGCAGCTTGCTCTCGATCATGCGGCTGGAGGCCAGCGAACCTTCCAGTCGAATCTTGGCTTCCACGGCGGGGTTGGCCGGGTCGGTCACGTCGATGATCGTCACCAGCACCTGGCTTCCGTCGTTCCATGGGCCGCCGACAATATCGTCCTCGTCGAGATCATCTGAGGAGTCATCCCCGTCATCGCAGCTTGCGCCGCTATCATCTCCGGATGTCGTGCAGTCGCCTTCTCCCTCCGAGGCGTCGCTGCCTTCGCCCGGCGGCTCTTCCGAACCTTCTCCGGTCTCAGCAAGGGACTCTCTGGCGGCACCGAAGCGAACCGACGAATCCATCAAAAGCGGCATGGGATAGTACGTGTATTCCTGCGATAAGGCGATCAGCTTGTTCCCATAGAGATAGAGCGAGTCTCCATAAGAGTCGAGCTTGATGCTGGCTGCCTCGGCCAGGGGCGAAACGGAAGCGATGTGCACCGTGCTCTCGTCGAGTACGTAGATGTAATCCCCGTCGTTCTTCACCAGATCGCTCTCATCCACGCCGGCCTCCTGGATGTTGGTTCCGGAATAATCATCGCCTCGATCAGCCCCGCCGCCCTCGGCTCCGTTTGCGGCGTCGCCACCGGTCGCCATATCCGTGGGAGCCATCGGAAAACCGCCCCAGAAGATCGGGAATGGGTTGCGGTAATTGTTTCTCATGGAGTTGCTCGCTTGACTGGCGAAGTAGCTCCTGAGCTCTTCGCCCGACGAGAAACCCTTGAGGCCGGCCACACGAGGCTTGTTATTCAGAAAGTCCAGGCAATTGGCGCCACTGAGCGAGAACAAGAACCCAATCGCAATCAGCAGTGAATAGCGTCGCATGAACGAGACCCCCTTTCTCTATTGCAGGCGATGGAGCATACGTTCCACCTGCGCGGCAGGCTTAGTCCAATTATAAGACGACACAAGGTGTCCAGAACCTGACGTCGGGCACGGGAAAACCCGCCCGGACTTCCCTTGATATCCAGATACGGCGTCCACGCCTCTAATCGACCAAATGCGGCCCACACAAGAACAAATGCAAACCCTTGTCCATAATAAGGTTGCCAATCACGCCTTGGCCAATACGCGGCGGCGCCGGTTTCGGGCGGCTGGCCGCCGTCGCACAGATCGATCCTCGGGTTTGCCCTTTTCCAGATGCGAGCACCCGCTGACACAGGATGCGCGTTGATTCGCCGCGCTTTCCGCACCATGATGGTGCTGCCGTCTTGGCGGTGTCCAAACGCAGGACACGGGCTGATGTTTCGTCAGCCGGGAAGTCTCGTGCTTCCTTACATCCAGAGCGACGGATCGCATCCGTCAGCAAGACGGTCGCGGGCGCAGCCATTGGCTCGCGCCCGCGTCCAGTTTTGAAGATGACAGCCATGTTCGGCTTTCTGAAATCCCTGTTTTCACGACGTGTCGAGCCGGCGTTACCGCCTCCGCGCTTCACGACCGTCGATCTGGCCCGGCGACTCGGCGTCGATGCGGCCGAACTGGCCCGCGTCGATGTGAGCTACAAGGCTTTTCAGGTTCCCAAACGCAGCGGAGGCATGAGAAC belongs to Phycisphaerae bacterium and includes:
- a CDS encoding class I SAM-dependent methyltransferase, whose translation is MRTVLRPDNPFGPGRHGFAWEHVPSGRRCHLDFGCGSGRFLETLRDKGFQRLIGIDASREAIEAGRRERPGLELIHRREPLPLPFADREIDSISLLDVLEHVVNQKGLLAELHRVLKDDGVLIVTVPGLHVFSCLDLGNLKFRFPRLHRWFYRLRHSQEDYEHRYAANPDGLIGDISAEKRWHEHFSREDLAGLLSGAGFEVSLFDGSGFFMRLLAPFHHLTRPVGPVNRMFQKLQRGDHLRYESANLFCVARKRPVTG
- a CDS encoding argininosuccinate synthase codes for the protein MALQVKKVVLAYSGGLDTSVILPWIKETYNCEVIAFAAELGQGDELKNLRKKALDSGASEYVERDLREEFVKDFLWPMLRSGAVYEGKYLLGTSIARPLIAKEQVKVAHEYGADAVAHGATGKGNDQVRFELTYMALDPSLKVIAPWKDPRFELRSREAAVAYAEARGIPIEQSKKKIYSRDRNFWHISHEGAELEGTWAEPQDRMLVLSVPIEKAPNTPAYVEVNFEQGTPVGLNGKRMDGISILTRLNELGGKHGVGQVDLVENRLVGMKSRGVYETPGGTILYEARRALEGICLDRETLHYKEIVSHRYAELVYYGQWYSPLRHALDAFFTQVNKPLTGTARIKLYKGNCRAVGTKSPRSLFIPALASFTMGAEYDSTDAIGFIRLFGLPMKVNGIVRRQAARASRARAARKKK
- a CDS encoding class I SAM-dependent methyltransferase, encoding MMETDDKQRFAHMAEDYDQVAPFLVPMYDFIQQEMIRLADLAAMPRPRIVDLGAGGGRFLERVLAVCPQATCYWVDSSESFLAVARRRLARFGEQINYILSPMEGDWTRQIDHPVNCVFSMSAIHHLERHEKKALYARCFGLLAEGGWFINGDEMKTLDENAYRSSLDFWVRHVQGRADHIPPALVENARRWCGHFDGWKRRNIERIDQPKTKGDDLHEPFIDQMRWLKDTGFAGVDIFVKYHLWCVIGGRKPIQA
- the aroE gene encoding shikimate dehydrogenase codes for the protein MTSLCVPLTADNCQAMAEQIAQATRLGADMVELRLDHLREPSLDAVRALMDRAGHFSVDVLMTCRLAEEGGNFTGSEEQRVRLFEAAALVGGDYIDVELAAWRRSALLRDRVDALRLGRDPSRPLKLILSRHDFEKTPPDLLNILEDMAREPCDVVKLATKAESIVDSLRVLDALRESAGKRPTIALAMGEAGIPTRVLARKLGAMLTFASLEAGKESAPGQVTAADMLGLYRWNSIGPATAVYGVIGCPVGHSMSPAIFNAAFTAAGCDAVYLPLRIEPPYEDFAAFIDGCLSRPWLNLSGCSVTIPHKENLLRYVAEHGGTVEPLAKRIGAANTLHVQTGEPSLGACNTDYRGAMDALCAGICCTREELGRLSVAVLGAGGVSRAIVAGLRDCGCRVTIYNRTFERARTLAAEFGAEARPLNQAADHEADIIINGTSIGMWPNVDDTPLPADALLGKPVVFDTIYNPIETRLLREARLRGCRTVDGVSMFVNQAAAQFERWIGRPAPVDILRDVLLRRLGR
- a CDS encoding 2-isopropylmalate synthase — encoded protein: MSTSQEESGDGQSMIRIFDTTLRDGEQSPGASLNTAQKLEIARALERLNVDIIEAGFPITSPDDFEAVQAVSGIVRGCSVAGLARCTEKDIVRAAEAVKEAARPRIHVFCATSAIHRQYKLKRAEAEIIKLSVEGVKLAKSFVEDVEFSPEDASRTELPFLAEVVEATIEAGATTVNIPDTVGYSTPDHFTNIIEYLMTHVKSIKKAVISVHCHNDLGLAVANSLAAVKAGARQVECTINGLGERAGNASLEEVVMAIKTRADVYKARTRINTKMIYPTSRLVASLTGIHVQRNKAIVGQNAFAHEAGIHQHGVLAHRETYEIMNPQDVGIPESKLVLGKHSGRHALRDRLLQLGIELDDKQLDMVFEQFKTLADRKKEVFDEDIEAIVGQLFEEAEAMRTWELVSLQTMGGTGVTPTATVQLRSLADDKTYLDAATGDGPIDAAFSCITRLTGVEAKLQEFDLRAVTGGKEAQGEANLELVCNGKTYRGRGRSTDIIEASVLAFVNAINRAVAGRRKSGASPEK
- a CDS encoding beta-propeller domain-containing protein, with the translated sequence MRRYSLLIAIGFLFSLSGANCLDFLNNKPRVAGLKGFSSGEELRSYFASQASNSMRNNYRNPFPIFWGGFPMAPTDMATGGDAANGAEGGGADRGDDYSGTNIQEAGVDESDLVKNDGDYIYVLDESTVHIASVSPLAEAASIKLDSYGDSLYLYGNKLIALSQEYTYYPMPLLMDSSVRFGAARESLAETGEGSEEPPGEGSDASEGEGDCTTSGDDSGASCDDGDDSSDDLDEDDIVGGPWNDGSQVLVTIIDVTDPANPAVEAKIRLEGSLASSRMIESKLHVVLTTTPRLPYDITFRELDEITLEEWLPDYEIENASGGKQSGDIVGWENVFRPLDEQGYGLTTVVTLDVNDPTGEPVSTSIVADAGTIYASTEALYVTDTEYGWSGFWEITRTDTEIHKFRFTETGTEYAASGLVPGRPLNQYSLGEYQDYLRIATTEDDFSGNGNGTTNNVYVLGQQGDALNIVGSVENIGRGETIYSARFIGERGFVVTFRRTDPLFVIDLSEPTSPQMKGELICPGYSDHIQLLDENHLLTIGKDAEPDGDWAWVKGVQLSVFDVSDMEHPQLQYRERIGGRGTNSEANYNPKAFNLWKPQGEDYGLLAFPIDVYDEGTSGNPWSYGDWKFSGLMVYRVSVANGFEYLGGISSVDTSQVNGCYWGYYGGYTRGVFIRDSVFSVTPNGVKAAAIGEVSTITAEVEFAGADPPYDYCGGWVEPMIMVPDEAVDLR